From one Triticum urartu cultivar G1812 chromosome 3, Tu2.1, whole genome shotgun sequence genomic stretch:
- the LOC125547940 gene encoding uncharacterized protein LOC125547940 — protein sequence MAATVGKEREEAVVHPNARQGGKLLSRLLTRDSSAAAPSFRVYYGVASAGAVPFLWESQPGTPKNAVSDAAMPPLTPPPSYYAAGGTAAAKKHAARKAAAGGKRFRPSRILGSILMATRRRGRTAPSSVSPTSSFSSGSSSSSSTSSFRRAGGSSSRLHSSSSSSFSDDEETAMATCFRVRQESFRALKGCRVAVTVRSALASVGGGHGAAVQRV from the coding sequence ATGGCGGCCACCGTCGgcaaggagagggaggaggcggTGGTCCACCCGAACGCGAGGCAGGGGGGCAAGCTCCTCTCCAGGCTGCTCACCAGGGACAGCTCGGCCGCCGCGCCGTCCTTCCGGGTCTACTACGGCGTGGCCTCCGCCGGCGCGGTGCCGTTCCTGTGGGAGTCGCAGCCGGGCACGCCCAAGAACGCCGTCTCCGACGCCGCGATGCCGCCGCTCACGCCGCCGCCGTCCTACTACGCCGCCGGAGGCACCGCCGCCGCCAAGAAGCACGCGGCGCGCAAGGCCGCCGCCGGGGGCAAGAGGTTCAGGCCGTCCCGCATCCTGGGCTCCATCCTCATGGCGACGCGGAGGCGGGGCCGGACGGCGCCCTCGTCGGTATCGCCCACCTCATCCTTCTCCTCCGGgtcgtcctcgtcctcctcgaCGTCGTCCTTCCGCCGCGcgggcggcagcagcagcaggctgcactcgtcgtcgtcgtcgtcgttctcgGACGACGAGGAGACGGCCATGGCGACGTGCTTCAGGGTGCGGCAGGAGAGCTTCCGGGCGCTCAAGGGCTGCCGCGTCGCCGTGACGGTGAGGAGCGCGCTGGCGTCCGTCGGCGGCGGCCACGGCGCCGCAGTGCAGAGGGTCTAA